The window CGGGCCATGGTCGGGCAGGCCGCCAAGATGCCATTTGCCGACGAGCGAGGTGTCATAGCCCGCGCGCTTCAACAGGTCGGGCAGGGTGACCACCTCGTCGCCAAGCCCGAGTTCGGGGTGGACGCCGAGCGGTTCGTCGAGCCCCGCCGGAAAGCGATATTGATAGCGGCCGGTCATCAGCGCCAGCCGGGTCGGCGAACAGACGCTGCTGTTCGAATAGGAGCGATGCAGCGCGACGCCGCCGGCCGCGAGTGTGTCGAGCGCGGGGGTCGCGATATCGTCGCGGCCGAAACAGCCGAGGTCGGCAAAGCCGAGATCGTCGGCGAGGATGAAGACGATATTGGGGGCCGTGGCGGCCGCCGGACGGGCGACCGCCGGCGCACCGAGCAACCCGGTGATCGCCGATGCCGCACCTGCCTTCACCAAGGTCCGCCTGCTCAACATGATGCCATCCTCTCTCTCGTTTCCCGCCGCAATATCGGCCGGTTTTGCTCCGCGCGATCCGATTTTTCCGCGTCGCTTACGGCGAAGCGATCGAAATGAAATCGCGGCGGTTTTTGGCTCTTTCGTGGCCGAGCCATGCTCCCTCAGATCGAAAATTATGTCAACCTACTTTACAATATATGCTTAGAACACTAAACGAATGGTCGAAGCAACGGACCGCACCGGCAAAATCAGGGCGGCCAGAGGGAGAGAGTGGATGACGGCCAAGGCAGCGCAATTTTGTTCGGTCCGCCTGTGCTTGCTGGCGTCGGCGGGGGCGATGTTTTTCGCGGTCCCGGCACTGGCGCAGCAGGCCGACGACACCGCCGCGTCGGACGACAGCAACATCATCGTGGTGACCGCGCAGAAGCGCGAGCAGGATGTGCAGGACGTCCCGATCTCGATGACCGTCGTCGGCGGCGAGCAGCTCACCGAGCTCGGCATCAAGGACTTCAACGAACTCGACCGCTACGTCCCCAATTTCTATGTCCAGACGACCCCGGGGAATAACGCTTTCTACATCCGCGGGATCGGCTCGACCCCGGGTAATCTGGCGTTCGAACAGACCGTCGGCCTGTTCGTCGACGGCATCTATGGCGGCCATGCGCGCCAGTTCCAGGCACCCTTCCTCGACGTCGAACGGATCGAGATATTGCGCGGGCCGCAGGGCGCGCTCGTCGGCAAGAATACCAGCGCCGGCGCGATCAGCGTCGTCAGCGCGCGGCCGACGCGCGATTTCCGCGCGACGCTCGAGGGTAGCTATGAATTCGAACTCGGCGGCACGCGGCTGTTCGGCATGGTGTCGGGGCCGGTGTCCGACGCGGTCAGCGTGCGCGTCGCGGCGCAATATGAAGACAGCGACGGTTATATCGAAAACACCTTGCTTGGCGGCAACGAAACCAAGCGCGAAAGCCTCTTCGGCCGCGCCTCGGTCCTGATCGATCCGGGCAATGGCGCCGACCTGTTGATCCGGGTCGAGGGGGGCAAGGTCGACCTGACGGGTACCGCCGTCGAACGTTTCCTGACCGCGAACGATCCCGACCGCGAACGCCAGACCGGCGGCTTCCCCGGCTTTATGGACAAGGATTTCGACAACACCGACAATCTCAACGCCAGCGCGACCGCCAATATCGACATCGGCGACCATGTGCTGACCTCGGTCACCGGCTTCTCCTCCTATGATTTCGAGAAGAAGGTCGATGCCGATTTCGGGCCGAACCCGTCCTTCGCATCGAGCTTTGCCGAGAAGTTCAGCCAGATGTCGCAGGAAATCCGCCTCGCCTCGCCGACGACGGGCCGCATCGAATATATCCTCGGCGGCTATTTCCATGTGAACGACTATGACCTGTTCCAGACCACGCTGATCCGCTTCGGGCCGTTCAACGGGCGCTCCGACCGCAGTTTTCGGCAGGAAAATGTCGCGCTTTCGGGCTTCGGCAGCGCGACCTGGCACGTCGCCGACAGCCTGCGCCTGATCGGTAGCCTGCGTTACACCTATGACCGCAAGACCGCCGACCAGACGCGCGTCAACACGGGGGTTGTCCAGCCGACCTGGCTCGCGACCCCGCTGTCGGGGCATCGCGTCGAGCGCGAATGGGACCCTTCGGTCGCGCTGCAATGGGACGCGACCCCCGACGCGATGCTCTACGCCTCCTATGGCCAGGGCTCGAAGGCGGGCGGCTTCATCGGCGCGCAGGCGACGACGACGCAGGCGCAGTTCGAGATCGAGCCCGAGGCGGCCGAGACCTTCGAAGTCGGGGCCAAGCTCGCGCTCTTCGATCGCCGCCTGCGCTTCAACATCGCCGCGTTCCGGACCGATTTCACCAATTTGCAGGTCTCCTCCTTCGACGCGGTGAGCAACAGCTTCATCACCACCAATGCCGGCGAAGCGCGCAGCCAGGGGGTCGAGAGCGATTTCAGCTGGCAGATCGCCGACGGCGTGTCGCTCAACGGCTCGCTTGCCTATCTCGATGCCAAATTCATCGAATTCCCCGGCGCGCCGTGCCCGTTCACCAACCCGACCTGCGTGCCGGCGAACAACAATGCCGCCGGACGACCGCTGCCGCGCTCTCCCAAATGGAGCGGGACGCTGTTCGCCGATATTGCGGTGCCGGTCAGCGATTCGGTCGATTTCGTCGCCAACGGCGGCATGACCTATCGCAGCAGCGCGTTCCTCGAAGAAAGCTATAATCCGGCGGCGGCGCAGGACAGCTACGCCAAATTCGATCTTCGGCTCGGCATTCGCGCATCGAACAAGAAATGGGAACTCGCGATCGTGGGCAAGAATCTGACCGACGAACTGACCGCGAGCCACGCCTTCAACACGCCGCTCGCCGCCGGGGTCATTTCGAAGTTCATCCAGCCGCCGCGCACGATCGCGGTGCAGGCGAAGTGGCAATATTGATTGGGTTTGGCTCCTGTCCGTCAACGCGGTGCGGGGTTAGATCCAATCCCGGCTTCCTTCCTGCCATGGCCGCTGAAGAGTTAGCCTTTTGCGATGCCTTGGCAGAGAATGGATCAGCCGGAGACTGGATGGAGCGCGAAATGCTCCGCACCCTCGCTCAACTGTTGGTCAAGACAATCCGCAGCACGGTGACTGTCGATTGGACGCAGAAAGAAAGTTCCCGCGCAAAAATGCGGATTGAGCTTCGAAAGCTGCTGGTGCGTTATGGCTATCCGCCCGATTTGCAGAAGGCGCCGTCCGATCAACGTTGTTTCTTGGCCGTGGTTGCGGTGAAATCGGGATCTTTTTTCGCCACCCAATCGACAAATTTGCGCACATTGGGGTGGGCCAGCAGGCCCTCCACATCCATCCCGTAGCGCTGCAGCTCGGAATTCGTGAAATTGGCGATCAGCGTCTGCTGGCAAATCGAATGCATGGGAACAACATCGCGGCCGCCCCGGCTTTTGGGGACGGGATGGTGCCAGACGATGGTTTTGCCGGTGGGCCGGCCGCAGAGCCAGCAGGACGGTATCGTCGCCGGCGGTGTCTCCTCGCGGTGCAGGTCTCCATAGGGATCATGTTTCGAATGTCTGCGGGCCATGGTTCTACCTGAAGGATCTGAATTTGCGCCGCACACCTATCCCGATGCGATGCGCATTGCCACAGGCGTATCTCCGGCCTGGCCGTTCACCGGAATGTCATCGCTACGGGGACGCCAGATGCCCAAAGGCGTCACGCTCCGCCATCGCTCCTAACGCCGTCCGTTGCTGTAATCGATTCGGATCCTGACCCAACTGCCCACCATGGGTTGGCCCCCGCGTCGCGGAGCCCGTACCCTAAACTGCCACGCCGCGGCGAGCACCGCGCGATTGATCTGCGATCCGGTCGGATATTCGTCGAGCCCGACGCAATCCTCGACACGATAATCCGGCGCCGTGCGGCAGGCGATCAGCCCCCAGCCGGGGCCGCTGGCGGTGGACAAATAACCGCGCAACTCGTCATTGCTCGGCTCGCGATACCAGGCCGCGGCATAGAGCGGCTCGCCATTGGGCGCGGTTCCCACCCGCGCCGTGTCGCTGGACGAGGACGAGCCTCCCTTGTTGGGCGGCCCGTAGACAGCCCCGCCGGGGGGGCGAACGCCGATCCGCGGAACCGTCGGCAAGGGTGGCGGTTCGGATGGCGGCGCTATGGTCGGCGCGGTCCTCGGTTCGACGGCTGTCGGGGGTAAGGGTTTGGCCGGTTCCGCGGGCGTCGGCTGCGGCGGCACGGGCTTGTCCTCGGCCTGCTTGCTCTTCGGGCTACTTGGTTCGGGCGCTTCCTCGGCGATCTCGCTGGCCGGGAGGCTGACCACGCTGACATATTCTTCCTTCTTCTTCAGCGGCTGGTCGCGGCCAAAGGAGAGCAGGAGCAGCAGCAGAAGCCCCGTGATCGAGACCGTCAGACCTATGGCAAGCGCACGGGGCCCCCGCCCGATGCTGAGCTGCTTGACATAGGGCGTGGCTGGAACAGGGCTCAGGGGACGCAATCTTGGGTCGCGGCGACCGCTGGTCGAGGGGCCGGGGGCTTCATCCGCGCGGAATAGTGGGGCGCCAGGCCTTTGACAAGAGTGAGCGCCGACCGATGAACCCCATGGCGGCCGGCCGCTCAGCCGATCGACAGGAACGCCGTGATCGTCAGTCGCCCCTGGCGCGGATCGGGCGACAGCGCGGCCTCGGGCGAGATCGCGCCGCTGTGAAGGTTGCTGCTGCGATAGAGCAGTGCGCGGTTGTAACGCGCCGCCGCGACATGGGCTTGCGCGAACAGCGCCGTATCGCCCGCGACATAGGCGGCCGGCGGCGGGCCGCGATGGCGCAGTTCGGTGTCGAGCTGGCGGAAATAAAGCGCGCGCCGTTCCTCGGTCACCGTCTCGAACCCCGTTGAACGGTGGCGGAAAAAGGCGGTCCCATCGCCGCCTTCCGGCGACAGATAGTGGATGAAGGCGATGCGGTCGGGGGTGAAGGCATCGACATGCGGCAGGCGCTGCGCGATGCTGAGGGTCTCCGGCGGCGTGGTGACGATCGAGAAACTCGCGTCGATGATCGTCACCGGTCCGGTGCGGCCAAAGGCGTGCGCCGCCGTCTCGGTGATCGCGGGCAGTGCCGTGTCGAAATATCCGGCCGGCAGCGCGGCGCGGATGCCCGGATAATGGTGGAGCGCGGGTTCGAACGCGGCGGTGGCAGCGAAACCGCGCAGGGCGTCGGGGTCGGGCGCGAAATCGTCGAGGATGCACAGCGGCTGCGCCTCGCCGCCGATCGTCTCGATCCGGACCGGCATAGCCGCCATCATCGGCGCGGCGGGCGGAGCCGCGCCAGCCGCGCCGCGATCCAGTCGCCGAGCCGCGTGCCGCGCAGCCGCGTCCAGAGGATGTCGGAGGCGATATAGAGAAGCGCGAAGATAAAGAGGATCAGCGCATAGGCCATGACCGTCTCGGTCGCGTGCATGATCTGCGGTCCCGTCAGCTCGACGCCGGGCAGCCCCAGATAGTCGAGCGTGACGGGTTTCGAATCGGCGGTGGCGCTGGTGCCGCCGACGGCGGTGTCGCCGATCCAGTAGATCATCTGCCCGGCGCCGAAGACCCCGGTGCCGCCGAGCAGGATGTTGAACTGGGTCTCGCGCCGGGCCGCCGCACGGTCGGCGTCGGCCTGGTGGCGTCGCTGCAGATCGCTGGCATGATCCTCGAGGCTCGCCACCGCGAGCGCCAGCGCATCCTTCTTGCGCTTCGTGCCGCGCAGTTCCTCCAGCTTGGTGAAGACGTCGCGCTCGGTGTCGTAGCGAAAGGGGTTGGCGTATCGGAACCGCTCATACTCCCTGTACTCGGCCAGCTTGGCCTGGTTGATCGCGGTTTCGGCCTTGTCGAAATCGTCGTGACCGGTCAGCTGCTCGCGTTCGTTCAGCCGCGCGACCGCCTCGCTCGGCGGCGCGGGCGCTTGTTGCCGGCGCTTGTCGGCCTGCCATTCGCCGTTGGCGACATGCCATTCGATGCGCTCGATCCGCGCCATGCTCTTCGCTTCATGCTCGCGCGCGAGGAACTCGTTGTGCAGCGACATGGCGTGGATCAGGAACGCATAGGGGCAGGTGCCGATATAGTCGTTGCCGGTTTCGAGACTGCGGCTGCGCGGCACATAGCTGATCATCGCGCGGTGGTTGGCATAGCGGACGAAGAAGCGCTCGTCGGACTGTTCGCTGCTGTCGGGATAGATGGGGTCGATGCTGTCGAGGATCTCCGACGTGTCCTGGTTCATGAAATCGATGATATTCTGGTTGAACCCGGCGAGGAACAGATAGTCGAGGCAATCGGTCCGGCCCGCTTCGAAGGCCGGGATCCTCGCCATCGGGGTGACCGATGCGACCTGGCCGGTCGCATCATATTCCGCCCATTCGGCGCCGTCGGCACGGATCGCCTCAGCCAGCGCGCCGACGCTCGCAAAAGCGCCGCCGCCGACGGCCCGCAAATTCGGGCGGGCGCCGCCGATCCAGTCCGCATAGTCGGGCCGCGCCTTCACCCAGTCCCAGAATGTCGTGTCGAGCTGGACGACGCCCTTGCCCTTCGACGCCTTGTCGACGCGCTCGGCGAGCTCGTCCTGATAGGGCTGGTAACAGGGTTCCTGCACCATCGCCTTGCGCGCCGCGCTCTCCCCCGACGCGGGATCGAGCGGCATCAGCCGTTTGAAGAAGCGCTCGTCGTGGATCAGGAACATGAAGCGCGACTTGGGGACCTTCAGCCCCGGCACCTCGATGAACGGCACCTTGTCGATCAGGACATCGCTCAGGTCGGCCATCGGCGTCGTGCCGGTGACCCTGGCCAGGCGTTGGAACAGCCGTTCGCCGTCGCCCAGCAATTGTTCACGGACAAAGGGCCAGAACCGCTCGGCCTTGCCGCGCGCGCCGCGGACCGTGATGTCGTCGAGCGGCGCGATCCCCAGCTTGTCGTCGAATACCGACGCCTCGCCCCCGTGGCGCGCGTCGAGTTCGAACTCCTTGGGCGCCGCAAGCTTTTGCAGCAGCGACAGGAAATAATAAGTTGCGGGATCATAGCCGCCTTCGTCGCCGGGCGCAGCGAGCGAGGCATAATGGTGGCTGAAGCTCAGATGATAGCTCAGCCCGCCATTGTTGTGCGCCAGCCAGAAGCGGCGAAAGCGCACCGCCCGATCGTCCTTCAGCCCCGGCGGCGCGGCGCGATAGGACAGCCCTTCGGTCGACCATTCGATCGCGGGCGGCAGCTTGAAGATCAGCCGTTCGTGACGGCGGATCGCCCGGTCGGCCGACTTGCGCCGCGCGCGCTCCCCCGCCGGGGTGGTGGGATAGTCGCCCGCGGGCGCATCGATCGCGGCGATCAGATGCTCCTGCACCTCGCCCTGCACCTCGCGGTCGGCGATGTCGTTGAACAGCGGATCGATCGCGTTGCGCAACATCACCGACGGCAGGTGGTCGCGCTGGACCGCGCCGAACTGGCCGTGCGCGACGGGCTTGCCCTTTTGCCCGACCGCCTCGGCGACGCGGTCGGGATCGATATAGAGCGACAGCGTCCAATAGAGCGTGCCCGACTTCGCGCTTTCAAAGCCCTGCGCATCGTCCCAGTCGCCCCGCACCGCCATCGGCTAGTCCCCCCTCTCGTCCGCCGCCGCCGCCGCGAGCGCGCGGAAGCCGTCATGGCCCGCGGTCCGTCGCCCGGCGCGCAGCCAGGCGATCGCGGGTTCCATCGGCAGCAGCGCCACCGGGGCGCCGCGCGATGCCAGCGCCGCGAGCTGCGCCGCCGCCACTCCGCCCGGCGCCTCGTCTTCGCCCTTGCGCACCGAAATGCCGAAAAAGCTTTCGAGATGGTCGTGGAGCAGCCTCGCGTCGACCGCATCGCCGGGATAGTCGACCGCCGCGTAAATCAGCCCGTCGTCGGCTTGCTGCCCGGCCGACAGCGCCGGCTGGACATAGGGAAAGTCGACGATCCGCGTGCCGACGCGTGCCCAGATTGCAAGCCGGTCGACCTGGTCGGTGCCCGAATGCGCGGTGTCGGCGGCATATTCCTCGGCGGTCAGCCGCAGTGGGTCATTCTGTTCGATGAAGACCGCCGGCGCCGGCCCGTCGGGATCGAGCCCGAGCGCGAGGAGCGCGAGCTGCCGCACCGCGCCGAGGATGACGCGCAGCATGCCGCGCCCGCGCGCCGCCTCCTCGACATAGACATAGTTGAGCGCGACCGCCGCCGGGGGCAGCGCGGCCCCGCGGTTGATCGCGGTCGCAAGGAAGTTCGCGCCGCCGAGCAACGTCCCGCCTTCATCCTCGAAGATCGCGACTAGCTCGCTATGGGTGCGGCCATAGGCGTGGCGATGGCTTGCGTTGAGCGCTAGGCACGCTGCGAACCCGCCCAGTTCCTCGCGCTCGTCGGGCAGCACGAAGGCGCGGTCGTAACCCGCAAAGAAGCGCGCCAGCACTGGCGATGCCGGGTCGTCCGACGCGGTGACGCGTACCCCGCCCGGCAAATCCAGCCTTATCAATCGATTGTCCGCCCCGCCCGTCATGCGCAAATCTTGCCATGCGGCCGGTCGCGCCGCAAGGCGCCGCTTCAGGTCACCCCATAGGCCGCCTGCACCATCGACCGGAACAGCCGCAGCTGGCGCCCCATCAGCCGGTGGTCGCCGAGTGCACGGGTCAGCACGATCGATCCTTCGATCACCGCGCTGAAACTGTCGGCGATCGTGTCGAGGTCGATCGGTGCGACGGGGCGATGGCGTTCGCCGATCGCGATGAACCAGATGCGGAACCGCGCACGCCAGCGCATCGCCGCTTCGAACAGCAACGCGCGCACCTCGCGGTCGAAAGCCTGCTCCTGATAGATGATCGCCGCGACAAGGCAGCCCGGATGCACGTCCTCCATCTCGTCCATCATGTCGGCATAGAGGTCGAGGAAGATCAGGAAGCGCTGCATCGGGTCTTCGGCCAGGTCGTGCGCGCGGTCGGTGAGCACGTCCATCGCGGCGTCGTCTTCCTCCAGGAAACGCTGCAGCAATTGCCGGGCAAGGTCGCCCTTGTCGCGGAAATGATAGAAGAAGCCGCCCTTGGTGATGCCCGCCGCTTCGACCAGTTCGTCGATCGAGGTCGCGGCAAAGCCCTTGGTCAATATCGCGTCATTGGCGGCATCGAGCAGCCGCTCGCGCGTCCGCTTGCCCTTCGCCAGCGGCGCCGGGGCCGCATCCGCCGCGGCGGACGCTCCACTATCCAATCCCTCCATCGCCGACGCCTCTTCGTCCTTGCCGGAAAGCCCGTATTTCTGCGGGAAAATAAAAGCGACCGCAAGTATACTATCGCCGACCGGGACGATGCCATAGCAAGGCCGGACCAAAGCCAGCAGCCAGGGGGCACCGCGATGTTCGGCATCTATCATGTAATCGCGCTGTCGATGTTCGGGGTCTTCGCCGCGCTCGACCTGTTGTTTCGCGCGCGGAATTTCCCCGACGTGCCGCTGTGGCGCGCGAAGGGGCTCGTCTTCACCGCGCTCTATTTCGGCGTCACCACCTATTCGCCTTTGCTCTGGGATACGACGCTCGGGCAATATCAGCTGGTCGACGGGTCGCGCTGGCCCTTCTGGGCGCAGGTCGTGATCGGCTTCTTCGCCTATGAATTCCTGATCTATGCCTGGCACCGGACGATGCACAAGGTTCAGCCGCTGTGGCGCTGGCTGCATCAGATGCACCACAGCGCCGAACGCGTCGACATCTGGGGTACTTTCTATTTCCACCCGTTCGACATGATCGGCTGGGCGCTCATCGGCAGCTGCGCGCTGGTGCTCGGCATCGGCCTGACGGCGGAGGCGGCGCTGGTGGTGTCGGTCGTCGCGACCTTCTGCACCATTTTCCAGCACGCCAATGTCCGCACCCCGCACTGGCTCGGCTATCTGGTCACGCGTCCCGAAAGCCATTCGGTGCATCACGAACGCGGGCTGCACGCCTATAATTATGGCGACATCCCGATCTTCGACATCCTGCTCGGCACCTTTCGCAACCCGCGCGAATGGCATGGCGAGGCGGGCTTTTTCGACGGCTCGTCGCGGCAGATGGGCAAGATGCTGGTCGGCAAGGAAATCGCGTGAGGAACAACAGGGGAGACAGGGGCATGAAAACAGGGATGATGATCGCGTTGCTCGCGGTCGGGCTGGCCGGCTGCGGCGAATCGGCCGAGCAGAAGGCGGAAAAAGCCAAGGCGGCGTCGGCCGAGATCGACACGGCGGGCTATGACATCGCGGTCCGCTGCCAGGCCAGTTTCGACGCGGTGGCGCGGCTCTACAAAGTGTTGTCCGAGCAGGGCGGCGACGCGGAGATGGCGGCCACCGCGACCCAGCGCGCGGCGGCGGCCGAAGCCTATCGCGGCATCGCGCGCAATGTCGGGGGGAATATCGGTCACAAGCCCGAACAGGTCGACGCTGCGATCAAGGCGGCGGCCGACGCGGTCGACGCCGAGTTCCAGAAACGGCCGTTCGAGGATTTCGCGGTCTGGGCCGGGCAGGAGGCCGACCGCTGCCCGCCGCCGTCGGCCTAGGCGAGCGCGCTTCGACGACACGAAAGGAAAGATCATGGCCCACGACCTGCGCCCTGGTGAACAGGCGATCGACAGCTGGACGCTCTTCTATCACCCGCCCGGCGGCGGCAAATATAATGGCAAGCTGACGGTGACGAATCAGCGCCTGCTTTACGATGCAAAGCTGGAGGCGAGCCTGATCGGCGTGCTGACGAACCATGTCGTCGCGGGTCAGCTGGCGATCGAAAAGGACGCGATCGCGGGCATCGAGGTCCAGCGCAAATTGTTCAGCAAAAAGGCGACGGTGACCCTCACCGACGGCAGCCGGCACATCTTCGACTATGGCGCGCTGAACATCGACAAATGCGTCGCGGCGATGGAGGCACGTTGAATGGTCCGCGGCGCGGCGGTGGCGGCGAAGACGGCCGTCGTCCTGACCGGCTGGCTCGTCGTCATCGATATCGTCGGGGTGATCGTCTGCACGCTGTTCGACATCGCGCCGCTGCGCGCCAACAGCGGGCTGCTGCTCTATGCGATCTGGTTCGTCCTCGGGCTTTTCTGCGGCATGTTCGCCTATCAGAGTGCGGGGGCATGGGCCTTCGCCGACCGCGACGGCGAATGGAGCGACCAGCCCGGGGCGTTTCGCGCCGGCAACGTCATCGTCGCGACGGGCGCGGTGCTGGTCG is drawn from Sphingopyxis sp. OPL5 and contains these coding sequences:
- a CDS encoding TonB-dependent receptor, with protein sequence MTAKAAQFCSVRLCLLASAGAMFFAVPALAQQADDTAASDDSNIIVVTAQKREQDVQDVPISMTVVGGEQLTELGIKDFNELDRYVPNFYVQTTPGNNAFYIRGIGSTPGNLAFEQTVGLFVDGIYGGHARQFQAPFLDVERIEILRGPQGALVGKNTSAGAISVVSARPTRDFRATLEGSYEFELGGTRLFGMVSGPVSDAVSVRVAAQYEDSDGYIENTLLGGNETKRESLFGRASVLIDPGNGADLLIRVEGGKVDLTGTAVERFLTANDPDRERQTGGFPGFMDKDFDNTDNLNASATANIDIGDHVLTSVTGFSSYDFEKKVDADFGPNPSFASSFAEKFSQMSQEIRLASPTTGRIEYILGGYFHVNDYDLFQTTLIRFGPFNGRSDRSFRQENVALSGFGSATWHVADSLRLIGSLRYTYDRKTADQTRVNTGVVQPTWLATPLSGHRVEREWDPSVALQWDATPDAMLYASYGQGSKAGGFIGAQATTTQAQFEIEPEAAETFEVGAKLALFDRRLRFNIAAFRTDFTNLQVSSFDAVSNSFITTNAGEARSQGVESDFSWQIADGVSLNGSLAYLDAKFIEFPGAPCPFTNPTCVPANNNAAGRPLPRSPKWSGTLFADIAVPVSDSVDFVANGGMTYRSSAFLEESYNPAAAQDSYAKFDLRLGIRASNKKWELAIVGKNLTDELTASHAFNTPLAAGVISKFIQPPRTIAVQAKWQY
- a CDS encoding DUF3387 domain-containing protein is translated as MAAEELAFCDALAENGSAGDWMEREMLRTLAQLLVKTIRSTVTVDWTQKESSRAKMRIELRKLLVRYGYPPDLQKAPSDQRCFLAVVAVKSGSFFATQSTNLRTLGWASRPSTSIP
- a CDS encoding DUF6445 family protein; protein product: MPVRIETIGGEAQPLCILDDFAPDPDALRGFAATAAFEPALHHYPGIRAALPAGYFDTALPAITETAAHAFGRTGPVTIIDASFSIVTTPPETLSIAQRLPHVDAFTPDRIAFIHYLSPEGGDGTAFFRHRSTGFETVTEERRALYFRQLDTELRHRGPPPAAYVAGDTALFAQAHVAAARYNRALLYRSSNLHSGAISPEAALSPDPRQGRLTITAFLSIG
- a CDS encoding TetR/AcrR family transcriptional regulator — translated: MIDAEHRGAPWLLALVRPCYGIVPVGDSILAVAFIFPQKYGLSGKDEEASAMEGLDSGASAAADAAPAPLAKGKRTRERLLDAANDAILTKGFAATSIDELVEAAGITKGGFFYHFRDKGDLARQLLQRFLEEDDAAMDVLTDRAHDLAEDPMQRFLIFLDLYADMMDEMEDVHPGCLVAAIIYQEQAFDREVRALLFEAAMRWRARFRIWFIAIGERHRPVAPIDLDTIADSFSAVIEGSIVLTRALGDHRLMGRQLRLFRSMVQAAYGVT
- a CDS encoding sterol desaturase family protein; translated protein: MFGIYHVIALSMFGVFAALDLLFRARNFPDVPLWRAKGLVFTALYFGVTTYSPLLWDTTLGQYQLVDGSRWPFWAQVVIGFFAYEFLIYAWHRTMHKVQPLWRWLHQMHHSAERVDIWGTFYFHPFDMIGWALIGSCALVLGIGLTAEAALVVSVVATFCTIFQHANVRTPHWLGYLVTRPESHSVHHERGLHAYNYGDIPIFDILLGTFRNPREWHGEAGFFDGSSRQMGKMLVGKEIA